Genomic segment of Tamandua tetradactyla isolate mTamTet1 chromosome 1, mTamTet1.pri, whole genome shotgun sequence:
ACATGGCTATATGATTCCACTCCTGGACAGGATTTGGATGAGACAGTACTGACTCAAACAGAACTAAAGGTATTAATGAGACAAGGGCCTATCCAATGAAAGCCACCCCATTCCTTTCTTCCCCCCTGGAGATGACAGTGGCCTAAGTCAAGGAAAATATCCACTACCTCATCCCATTTTGGGGTGGAAGCAGTAACATGGAGACAGACCTGGATAGAAGAAGCCAGGCAAAAAGATAtattacaaatgttctaagaaatgaccatggtgatgaacatacaactatgtgatgatggtgtgagccactgactgcacaccaagtatggaatgttcatatgttaagaatgttcgtgtttgtatgttgcttgtTGTTTCTgcttggttttcatttttttatatgttgcttggctttatcaataaaaatcgaaaacagtaacaaaaaagttccaaagaaatagtttttccctgatttttcttactcttttagcaaatactttttattaacCAATGAACATGTAATAGAAGTAATAAAGTCATAGATGatgagtatgatttttttttcccctaaaaaaaGGTGAGGGAAAGACAAAAGAAGGAGGGATGCCCACCTTCAGGGCACGGTGGCTTTGGTTAATAAAACAGATTAGATGATGCAGAAACTGATGGGATccctccagaaaaacaaaactatcaGGAGGAACGGATTTAATTTAAAGGTTGAGGCCATCATAGGTGCCAATAAAAAAGAGGGAGGAACAGGACTGGCAGGACTGTAAAGATTTAGAATATCGCATAGCTGCCCTTTGAAGTATGTTCATTTATCCTAGAAGATTTCCAAATCAGACTTCACATTCTTCTATTCCTAAACCTATAGCATTTCCATCATTCATCTCTACAATCAGCCAACAAATACGAAATAACCCCCCAGTCCCCTCAAACACTATCTCTCAGAGACACAAATGATGACtataatctacccaatttatgaATAAATGCTTTCCCATGTTACATTGAATACATTCTCCATGATGAAATTTCTTGATCTCCAAAGTTTCACCCCTAATACTTTTCACTTCATGTTTATTCCTAAATTAAGTACTTTTTAGTAAACCAAGATTTGTTTCATGAATGATTGTGCATAGTAATTACAAAAATGTGTAATTATACATTCCTATGGAGTCCATCCGTTTTATTTAAAGGATAAATAACAAACTAAGGCACTCCTACTTTGAGTAGACACTGAATTCCTCACAATTTCTCTGGCTTTCTTATCAGTTAGAGCAGTAGATGAAGTCTGTCCATACCCATTAGATTTAGATTGTGAGTTATCTCATGTGGTATGTCATCAGACCATCAACTAAGGACTTTGctacatagatgacattcatatgaacTTTTACCTTTCTGAATTTCCTTATATAAACTGAAATACTTTGATGACTAAAGGCACTACTATAGTGGTTACGAACATTGTGTTTCATTAGTATGTGAATTCTCTGGTGTGTGCAAGTTTCAAGCTTTGACTGAAATCACTTTTATATTCAAAACACGTAGTTTGAATTCTTTCATTCTAAGGTTAGAATATTAAGTGAAGACTTTTCCACACTGATGACATAGGTTTTCACTCAAGTTAGAATTTGATGTTGTCTAAGGATAATAGACtaagtttttcccatatacacgACAGTCTCATGACTTCTGTTCACTGTGCATTCTCTCATGTTGCCTGAGGGCAGAACTACGAGCAAAAGCTTTTCCACATAGGTGgcattcatggggtttctctccagtgtgaattctctcatgtagTTTAACATAAGAACTACtactgaaggttttcccacacaaATGAcactcatagggtttctctccagtgtgtgttctctcatgtCGCCTGAGGGCAGAAGAATAagtgaaggttttcccacatgtatggcattcataaggtttctctccagtgtgtgttctTTCATGTTGCCTAACATAAGATTTACTACTGAAGGTTTTTCCACATAGACGACATTCATGGGGTTTCACTCCagtgtgagttttctcatgttCTCTAAGATTGGAATATTGGCTGAAGGTTTTCctacatagatgacattcatggggcttctctcctgtgtgaattctTTCATGTCGGTTAAGTGCAGAACAATgtgtgaaggctttcccacacgtATGGCATTCGTAGGGTTTCCCTATAGTGTGTGCTTTCTCATGTCTCCTTAGATAAAAATATTGACTGAAGATTTTCCCACACAGatgacattcatggggtttcCCTACAGTGTGAATTCGCTCATGCTGTCTACGAGAAGAATACTGAGTGAAGCTTTTCCCACActgatgacattcatagggtttcacTCCACTGTGAGTTCGTTCATGTTCTCTAAGAGAAGAATACTGACTGAAcgttttcccacatagatgacactcatggggtttctctccagtgtgaattctctcatgtctTCTGAAGGCAGAACAACGTGGGAAGGCTTTGCCACATGTacggcattcatagggtttctctccagtgtgcatTCTCTCATGTATCCTAAGATAAGAATAATaactgaaggttttcccacatacaTGGCATGCATGAGGTTTCTCTCCACTgtgaattttcttatgttgtctAAGATTAGAATATCGACTGAAGGCTTTGTCACATACATtacattcatagggcttctctccagtatgagttctctCTTGTCGTCTAAGGTCAAATAACCTACTGGAAGTTTTCCCACCTAGAAGGCTTTCATGTGGTTTATCTCCAATTTGAGTTCCATTATATTGTCTATGGCCAGAGTTTTTAATAAAGGCTTTAACACTTTGATGGCATTCATGTGATTTACTTTTAATGTGAATCTGCTTATGTTCATTAAAAGATGACTGGCCACTGATGAATTTTCCAAGTGGTTTCCTTAAATATGGTTTCGTTCTCATGGGAATTAATGCATGTTGAGTCACTGTGGATTTGAGAGAGGAATCTTCTTGCACATAATTACACTGAAAGGAATTCTTCTGAATGGGAGATACCTGCTGTGGGGAATTAGATGAGAGACTGTCAAACATTTGTTAATatgcatacattttcatttccctacaTATGAATTCTTGATGAACAATTCAATAAGTCTCCAATTAAAATCTTTTCCATGTTAgctttatatacatattattcaCCTTCATACATGGACATCCCTGTTATAACATCACAATTGAAGAACTATCCAATCAATTTTGAATtcgatatttaaaaaatttatgtatGTGTACCACGTTTATGTAATCATGCTTTTATAACAACTCAGAGTCTTGAGTTCAGTTTAATTTTTCCCTAAATTCGAACTATCATATTTTTGCTGCATTAACATTTAATCCCAACATTATGTAGAGCTTGGTCACAGTACTGAATTCCTAATTTATTCTATCCCGAGGTATCTATTTGGAAAACTAGGGTTTGCACCAATGAAGCTTACCAATGACATGATATTAGAATTCTCTTTCG
This window contains:
- the LOC143648126 gene encoding uncharacterized protein LOC143648126 isoform X1, giving the protein MQLWELITFKDIAVHFTHEEWALLDTSKRKLFRDVMLENINHLISVGCHVCNSDVLSQLAQGEEEWREAMEFLQKQSQGCKIACKKQEMVFMQLTCTKENSNIMSLQVSPIQKNSFQCNYVQEDSSLKSTVTQHALIPMRTKPYLRKPLGKFISGQSSFNEHKQIHIKSKSHECHQSVKAFIKNSGHRQYNGTQIGDKPHESLLGGKTSSRLFDLRRQERTHTGEKPYECNVCDKAFSRYSNLRQHKKIHSGEKPHACHVCGKTFSYYSYLRIHERMHTGEKPYECRTCGKAFPRCSAFRRHERIHTGEKPHECHLCGKTFSQYSSLREHERTHSGVKPYECHQCGKSFTQYSSRRQHERIHTVGKPHECHLCGKIFSQYFYLRRHEKAHTIGKPYECHTCGKAFTHCSALNRHERIHTGEKPHECHLCRKTFSQYSNLREHEKTHTGVKPHECRLCGKTFSSKSYVRQHERTHTGEKPYECHTCGKTFTYSSALRRHERTHTGEKPYECHLCGKTFSSSSYVKLHERIHTGEKPHECHLCGKAFARSSALRQHERMHSEQKS
- the LOC143648126 gene encoding uncharacterized protein LOC143648126 isoform X3, with the translated sequence MGCHVCNSDVLSQLAQGEEEWREAMEFLQKQSQGCKIACKKQEMVFMQLTCTKENSNIMSLQVSPIQKNSFQCNYVQEDSSLKSTVTQHALIPMRTKPYLRKPLGKFISGQSSFNEHKQIHIKSKSHECHQSVKAFIKNSGHRQYNGTQIGDKPHESLLGGKTSSRLFDLRRQERTHTGEKPYECNVCDKAFSRYSNLRQHKKIHSGEKPHACHVCGKTFSYYSYLRIHERMHTGEKPYECRTCGKAFPRCSAFRRHERIHTGEKPHECHLCGKTFSQYSSLREHERTHSGVKPYECHQCGKSFTQYSSRRQHERIHTVGKPHECHLCGKIFSQYFYLRRHEKAHTIGKPYECHTCGKAFTHCSALNRHERIHTGEKPHECHLCRKTFSQYSNLREHEKTHTGVKPHECRLCGKTFSSKSYVRQHERTHTGEKPYECHTCGKTFTYSSALRRHERTHTGEKPYECHLCGKTFSSSSYVKLHERIHTGEKPHECHLCGKAFARSSALRQHERMHSEQKS
- the LOC143648126 gene encoding uncharacterized protein LOC143648126 isoform X2: MQLWELITFKDIAVHFTHEEWALLDTSKRKLFRDVMLENINHLISVGCHVCNSDVLSQLAQGEEEWREAMEFLQKQSQGCKIACKKQEMVFMQLTCTKENSNIMSLVSPIQKNSFQCNYVQEDSSLKSTVTQHALIPMRTKPYLRKPLGKFISGQSSFNEHKQIHIKSKSHECHQSVKAFIKNSGHRQYNGTQIGDKPHESLLGGKTSSRLFDLRRQERTHTGEKPYECNVCDKAFSRYSNLRQHKKIHSGEKPHACHVCGKTFSYYSYLRIHERMHTGEKPYECRTCGKAFPRCSAFRRHERIHTGEKPHECHLCGKTFSQYSSLREHERTHSGVKPYECHQCGKSFTQYSSRRQHERIHTVGKPHECHLCGKIFSQYFYLRRHEKAHTIGKPYECHTCGKAFTHCSALNRHERIHTGEKPHECHLCRKTFSQYSNLREHEKTHTGVKPHECRLCGKTFSSKSYVRQHERTHTGEKPYECHTCGKTFTYSSALRRHERTHTGEKPYECHLCGKTFSSSSYVKLHERIHTGEKPHECHLCGKAFARSSALRQHERMHSEQKS
- the LOC143648126 gene encoding uncharacterized protein LOC143648126 isoform X4, with the protein product MEFLQKQSQGCKIACKKQEMVFMQLTCTKENSNIMSLQVSPIQKNSFQCNYVQEDSSLKSTVTQHALIPMRTKPYLRKPLGKFISGQSSFNEHKQIHIKSKSHECHQSVKAFIKNSGHRQYNGTQIGDKPHESLLGGKTSSRLFDLRRQERTHTGEKPYECNVCDKAFSRYSNLRQHKKIHSGEKPHACHVCGKTFSYYSYLRIHERMHTGEKPYECRTCGKAFPRCSAFRRHERIHTGEKPHECHLCGKTFSQYSSLREHERTHSGVKPYECHQCGKSFTQYSSRRQHERIHTVGKPHECHLCGKIFSQYFYLRRHEKAHTIGKPYECHTCGKAFTHCSALNRHERIHTGEKPHECHLCRKTFSQYSNLREHEKTHTGVKPHECRLCGKTFSSKSYVRQHERTHTGEKPYECHTCGKTFTYSSALRRHERTHTGEKPYECHLCGKTFSSSSYVKLHERIHTGEKPHECHLCGKAFARSSALRQHERMHSEQKS